A stretch of Arachis hypogaea cultivar Tifrunner chromosome 15, arahy.Tifrunner.gnm2.J5K5, whole genome shotgun sequence DNA encodes these proteins:
- the LOC112751625 gene encoding eukaryotic translation initiation factor 6-2, whose translation MATRLQFENNCEVGVFSKLTNAYCLVAIGGSENFYSVFESELADVIPVVKTSIGGTRIIGRLCAGNKNGLLLPHTTTDQELQHLRNCLPDQVVVQRIEERLSALGNCIACNDHVALTHTDLDRETEEMIADVLGVEVFRQTIAGNILVGSYCAFSNRGGLVHPHTSIEDLDELSTLLQVPLVAGTVNRGSEVIAAGMTVNDWTAFCGSDTTATELSVIESVFKLREAQPSAIVDEMRKSLIDSYV comes from the exons ATGGCAACTA GACTACAGTTTGAGAATAATTGTGAAGTTGGAGTGTTTTCTAAACTTACTAATGCCTATTGTTTGGTTGCCATAGGAGGATCTGAAAACTTCTACAG TGTATTTGAATCTGAGTTAGCAGACGTCATCCCAGTAGTCAAAACATCCATTGGTGGAACTCGAATTATTGGTCGCCTTTGTGCAG GAAACAAAAATGGGCTTCTGCTGCCCCATACAACTACAGACCAAG AACTTCAACATTTGAGAAACTGTCTGCCCGATCAAGTAGTCGTTCAGAGAATAGAAGAAAGATTATCTGCTCTTGGAAATTGCATAGCTTGTAATGACCATGTGGCTCTCACTCACACCGATCTTGACAGG GAGACGGAGGAAATGATTGCAGATGTTCTTGGAGTAGAAGTTTTCAGGCAGACCATTGCCGGCAATATTCTTGTCGGTAGCTACTGTGCCTTCTCCAACAGAGGGGGCTTG GTCCACCCTCATACTTCCATAGAAGATTTGGATGAGCTTTCTACACTTCTTCAGGTTCCTTTGGTGGCTGGGACGGTGAACCGTGGCAGTGAAGTGATAGCTGCTGGAATGACAGTGAATGACTGGACAGCATTTTGCGGCTCGGACACCACAGCGACAGAGCTGTCTGTGATTGAGAGCGTTTTCAAACTGAGGGAGGCACAGCCTAGTGCCATTGTGGATGAGATGAGAAAATCTCTCATTGATAGCTATGTCTAA